The sequence cacaaagttggaagcacagaattgtctagaatgtcattgtatgctatatcgttaagatttcccttcacttgaactaaggggcttagcccaAAACCATgtaaaatagccccagaccattattcttcttccaccaaactttacacttagcactatgcattggggcgggtagcgttctcctggcatctgtaaaacccagattcgtccatttgacggccagatggtgaagcgtgattcactccagagaacacgttttcactgctccagagtccaatggcggagagCTATACACCAGTCCAGCCgactcttggcattgcgcatggtgatcttaggcttgtgtgcagctgctcggccatgaaaaacccatttcatgaagctcccgacgaacagttattgttctgaagttgcttccagagacagtttggaacttggtagtgagtgttgcaactgaggaccgACAATTTTTAAGCGCTTcatcactcggcggtcccattctgtgagcttgtgtggcctaccgctttgcggctgagccattgctgctcctagacttttccacttcacaataaaagcacctacagttgaccggggcaactcaagcagagcagaaatttgatgaactgacttggtGGAATCCTACATCTTATAGCAGCCTGCATTCGTGCATTCTACAGTTGATTGCTCAATTAATGCTGTTGGTTTTTTCGGGATGCTAAAATATGATTTGTGACTTTATTGCTTCAATGTGCTTGTAAACATTGAGAGATGCTATGTTTGGCATAATCTCAAGGGTACATTGAGGTACCTATGGCAACGTTTTAGCAGGGAGCGCACCAGGTGAAGTCAATGCATAGTGAGAGTGAAGCACTATGATTTACATCCAGTAATAAAGCAAGCCAGGGACCCTGGGAAGACAGCcaactctacctctctctctctctctctctctctctctctctctctctctctctctctctctctatctctatctctatctctatctctatctctatatctatCTCTATCTTTGTTATCGTCCAGGAAGAGTCGGCTCTGAGGCACCACCAGTCAGGCTTCCTACCCAGCACCACCAGTAGTCCCTTCATGAGTGGCATCAGACCCCACAGGACGGTACGCTCCTCAGCCAGCTACACCCTGGGACTGTCTCCCAACATGGGGCTGAGACCCAACGGCCCTGACCCCTTTCTGAGACACTCAGGCTGCCCTAATGCTCCCTTCCCCGGGCAGGACAGCCCCTCCCAGCTCCGGCCTTCCCCCACCGGCTCCCTGGCCTACAGCCCCCCAGGCACATGTTCCCCTGCCTTCAGACCCCCTCAGCACCCACAGAGGCCGCCACCAGACCCCCCCAAGGTGACCCATAAACAGTTTAAGGCTGCCCTGAACATGGTGGTGGACAAGGGAGACCCTCGGTCGTACCTGGAGAACTTTGTGAAGATTGGAGAAGGGTCCACAGGGGTGGTGTGTATCGCTCGGGAGAAACACAGCGGCAGGCAGGTGGCCGTGAAGATGATGGACCTGCGGAGACAACAACGTAGAGAGCTGCTTTTCAACGAGGTATGACGACCTCCAGTCAAAACTATCCTCAATGACCCCCTCAAAACACCACCCCGAATCACCAATAAATCATGCTGGCATACATCACATAAAAGAGCCCAGATGTTATGTATTTGTTGCCGGGTTTAACATGTTTATGCATTTTAAAttgtcaaataaaatacaataaaatacattGAAACTGCTGGGTCAAATGCCCCCTTAGATCCATCTAGTTCTAGCGTAGAGATAGATAACACGTAGTCActgttttgggacactgtaaagtccatggagaataagagcactgcccactgcccactgcactgaggctaggaaacactgtcaccaccgataaatccatgataatcaatcatttcaataagcatttctctacctggacccgtacaaatcagctgggctagacaatctggaccctctctttcaaaAAATCCaccaccattgttgcaacccctattaccagtctgctcaacctctctttcgtatcgtccgagaaccctaaagattggaaagctgccgcggtcatccccctcctcaaagggggtgacactagacccaaactgttacagacctatatccatcctgccctgcattTCTAAAGTCTTCTAAAGCCAAGTTAActgatcactgaccatttcgaatcccaccgtaccttctcatctgtgcaatccggtttgcgagccggtcacgggtgtaCCTCAGACACGCTCAAGGTATTAAACAATATCACAacagccatcgataaaagacagtactgtgcagccgtcttcatcgacctggccaaggctttcgactctgtcaatcataatattcttatcggcagactcaacagccttggtttctcaaatgactgcctcgcctggttcaccaactacttctcagatagagttcagtgtgtcaaatcggagttcttgttgtccggacctctgggagtctctatgggggtaccacagggttcaattctcgggccaactcttttctctgtatatgtcaacgatgtcgctcttgctgcgggtaattccctgatccacctctacgcagacgacaccattctgtatacatctggcacttctttggacactgtgttaacaaacctccaaacgagcttcaatgccatacaacactccttccgtggccaccaactgctcttaaacgctagtaaaactaaatgcatgcttttcaaccgatcactgctagcacccgcccacccgactaccatcactactctggacggttctgacttagaatatgtggacaactacaaatacctaggtgtctggctagactgtaaactctaaaATTAAATccagaattggcttcctatatcgcaacaaagcctccgtcactcacgccgccaaacataccctcgtaaaactgactatcctaccgatccttgacttcggcgtgtcatttacaaaatagcctccaacactctactcagaaaactggatgcagtctattacagtgccatccgttttgtcaccaaagccccatataccacccaccactgcgaccagtatgctctcgtcggctggccctcgctacatattcgtcgccagacccactggctccaggtcatctataagtctttgctaggtaaatctctgccttatctcagctcactggtcacgataacaatacccacccgtagcacgctccagcagatatatctcactggtcatccccaaagccaacaccccctttggccgcctttccttacagttctctgctgccaatgactggaacgaattgcaaaaatcgctgaagatggagacttatatctccctcactaactttaaacatcagctatctgagcagctaaccgatcgctgcagctgtacacagcctatctgtaaatagcccatccaatctatctacctcatccccatatatttttcatttacttttttgctcttttgcgaaccagtatttctacttgcccatcatcatctgcacatctatcactccagtgttaatttgctaaattgtaattacttcgctactatggactatttattgccttaccccctcactccatttgcacacactgtatatagactttttttctattgtgttattgactgtacgtttgtttattccttgtgtaactctgtgttgttgtttgtgttgcactgctttgctttatcttggccaggtcgcagttgtaaatgagaacttgttctcaactggcctacctggttaaataaaggtgaaaaaaaaactgtttcccaGACAATAATACCCAAATAAACTTTTTTTGCCCATGAGTACCCTCTCGAAATCATCAGGTACGTTACATGACACCTCTGTTAtcaactgtatgtgtttgtcCAGGTGGTGATAATGAGGGACTACCAGCACAGGAACGTGGTGGAGATGTTTAAAAGTGCCCTGGTGGAGGAGGAGCTCTGGGTCATTATGGAGTACCTACAGGGTGGAGCACTAACCAACATCGTGTCTGAGACCAGGTATGGAGACACTGCACAGACTTGACCTACACAGCCAGAAATAACTGCTGTCATACTGGGGGCAAATTGTATTGAGGGGTCAATATAATGTCAAATATAGGCATTTTTAAGAGACAAGACTTCAAGGACATGTGTGACAGAAGCATGGAGCAAAATTCTTGTTATGTTTTCAGTACCTATTTTCACCATTAAGTGGTAGTGTGGTACTAATTAGTTGAGAGGACAGGCAAGTATGCACAGTCACTCTCATTCTCACTGCCACTTTAGCAAAACACTGTCCTCCTATGGGAAAATATCATCTGATAACATAATTCAGTTTGTGTATGTTCAAATGAAATGTGGTGAAATTAATTTAGTCCCAAAACACAATTTTATCTATGCTCTCATCTTGTTCAGTACTGTATATCAGATACTctagaaatgcataaacaaaagCAAGAAAATGGCCCACTCGATATTAGACACGAGGAATTGTCAGTGAATTTTAACTCTACCTGTCAATATATTTTAAATTCCAAACTCAAAGTTGGCTCATTCACAATACAGAGACAGGAGTTGACCTCAGAGCCTAGAGACATGGGGACTGAGTGCATTTCTAACTGACATATAAAAATGGGCCAGATCACATTGGCTGTCATTTTCAGTTTTTGTCAGCAGAACCCAAGATTTGCTAAATTATAACTCCTTCATACTCCAATCCAACCCCAAATAAGATTGTTAAACAATCAATAAAGCTATTAGCCATAACTCTAAAAAAAATTATTTTCTGGTGTGTTTCTGTAACACAGTTCTTCAGTGTTCAAAATCAGCTAGGCTATATTTTCATAATGCAAATACGAGATACTGTGAATGCATGTAGTTGTCTGAACCTCAcctataccacccaccactacaCTCTTCGAAAAAAAAAGGTTATATCTAGAACCTAATAGAGTTCTccgactgtccccataggataacatTTTAAAGAAACCTTGATGGTTCCACGTAGAACAGTTTTgggctccatgtagaaccctatccacagagggttctacatggaacccaaaatggttctacctggaaccaaaaatagttatcctatggggacagccaaagaaccctttcagAACACCATACATCACCTCGGTGATGTGACAGCAGCCATTTTGCAGTGCAGGGaaaagatggcgccgaagaacatggctgacgttttacattcttccaaccaattgtgctattttgttagtttttttgtgttttgtgtaacttatttttttacttattttgtacataatgttgctgcaaccgtctcttatgaccgaaaataacttctggacatcaaaacagcgattactcaccgcggactggaataaacgttttcctttaacgagtctgacgacaatgatatactgctttcactggaacaggcccagatccctgtcatTTGCTTGAAGAAAAGACGCAGGAAAAGGGGCCGCagatcgggctgccttctgagaatccataggcgagcgagtaaactcccactactatccattcttcttgctaacgtgcagtcattggaaaataaaattgatgaactacgattaagattatcctaccaacaagACATTAAAAATGGTAATATCTTATGtatcaccgagacgtggctgaacaacgatacgaataatatagagctggcgggattttccatgcaccggcagaacagagaagctacgtctggtaaaacgaggggtgggggtgtgtgtctatttgtcaatatcagctggtgtgcgatgtctaaatttaaagaagtcttgagctattgctcgcctgaggtagagtactttatgataagctgtagaccacactatctaccaatagagttctcatctatattattcgtagccatccatttaccaccacagaacaaagctggcactaagaccgctctcaaccaactctataaggccataagcaaagaagaaaatgctcaaccagaagcggcactcctagtggcctgggactttaatgcaggtaaacttaaataaatgtttaccagcatgtcacatgtgcaaccagagggaaaaaatccTAATcctacctttactccacacacagagatgcatacaatgctatcccccgccctccatttggcaaatctgaccataattctatcctcctgattcctgcttacaagcaaaaactaaagcaggaagtaccagtgactcgctcaatacggacgtggtcagatgacgcggatgctaagctacaggactgttttgctagcacagactggaatatgttccggattTCATCCAAtggtattgaggagtacaccacctcagtcatcggcttcatcaataagtgcatcaacgatgTCCCCTCCcatagtgaccgtacgtacatatcccaacaagaagccatggattacaggccacatccgcatcgagctaaaggctagagatgccactttcaaggagcgggagactaatctggactcttataagaaatcctgctatgtcctcagacaaaccatcaaaaaagcaaagcgtcaatacacgATTAAGATAGAAACCTACTACAGCTGCTCTGACACAGgtcagatgtggcagggtttgaaaactattacgtactacaaagggaaacccagtcgcaagctgcccagtgatgtgagcctaccagacgagctaaatgccttttatgctcgattcgaggcaagcaacactgaagcatgcacgggAGCATCATCTTTTCttgatgactgtgtgataacgctctcggtagccgatgtgaacaaaacctttaaacaggtcaacattcacaaagccgttgggccagacagattaccaggacgtgtactcaaagtatGTGTGGAcgaactgtcaagtgtcttcactgacattttcaacctctccctgaccgagtctgcaatatctacatgtttcaagcagaccaccatagtccctgtgcccaaggaagcgaaggtaacctgcctaaatgattaccgccccgtagcactcacgtcagtagccatgaagtgctttgaaaggctggtcatggctcacatcaacagcattctcccggacaccctagacccactccaattcgcataccgccccaacagatccacagatgatgcaatctcaatcgcactccacactgccctttcccacctgaacaaaaggaacacctatgtgagaatgctgttcattgattacagctcagtgttcaacaccacagtgcccacgaagctcatcactaagctaaggactctgggactaaacacctccctctgcaactggatcctggacttcctgacgggccgcccccaggtggtaagagaaggcaacaacacgtctgccacgctgatccttaatactggggcccctcaggggtgtgtacttagtcccctcctgtactctctgttcacccacgactgcgtggccaaacacaactccaacaccatcattaagtttgctgacgacacaacagtggtaggcctgatcaccgacaacgacgagacggcctatagggctggcagtgtggtgccaggacaacaacctctccctcaatgtgagcaagacaaaggagctgatcgtggtctacaggaaaaggcgggctgaacgggcccccattaacatcgatggggctgtagtggagcgggtcaagagtttcaagttccttggtgtccacatcaccaacgaactatcatggtccaaacataccaagacagtcgagaagagggcacgacaaaaccttttccccctcaggagactgaaaagatttggcatgggtcctcagatcctcaaaaggttctacagctgcaccatcgggagcatcctgaccggttgcatcacaacctggtatggcaactgctcggcatctgaccataagacgctacagagggtaatgcgtacggcccagtacatcactggggccaagcttcctgccatccagtacctatataataggcggtgtcagaggaaagcccattaaattgtcagagactccagtcacccaagtgtgactgctaccgcacagcaagcagtagcggagcgccaagtctaggaccaaaggctcctcaacagcttctacccccaagccataagactgctgaacaattcataaaatcgccaatggaatatttacattgacccccccttttgtacactgctgctactcgctgtttattatctatgcatagtcacttcacccctacctacatgtacaaattacctcaactaacctgtaaacccgcacactgactcggtaccggtaccccctgtatatagtctcgttattcttattgtgttactttttattcttattttttacttttgtctatttggtaaatattttcttaactcttcttgaactgcactgttggttaagggcttgtaagtaagcatttcacggtaaggtctacacttgttgtatttggcgcatgtgacaaataaagtttgatttgatatatcAGTGTCACTCTCCTATGCAGGCTGAGTGAGGAGCAGATAGCCACAGTCTGTGAGGCTGTGCTGCAAGCCCTGGCCTACCTTCACTCCCAGGGGGTTATCCACAGAGACATCAAGAGTGACTCCATACTGCTAACACTGGATGGGAGGGtaagtctctttctctctctcataagTATTTTTAATTCAGTTGAGAAAAACACACCTGTTTATAATTTAATTTTAATGTCCCTGTATAGATCAAGCTGTCCGACTTTGGGTTCTGTGCTCAGGTCAGTAAAGACATCCCCAAAAGGAAGTCTTTAGTGGGAACACCCTACTGGATGGCTCCGGAGGTCATCTCTAAATCACCATACAGCACTGAGGTGAGAAAGAAGATATTCAAAACAACTTTGTATCCTAACAAACTGTACATGTATATTACTGCATACTAATGACATACTAGCTGTATCCAAACAAATACTCATGATGTCCAGTATTCATGTGCATGTCAACACTGACTGAAGGTGATGTTAGAATATACTGGTTTGTTGTGTCTGCCAGGTAGATGTGTGGTCTCTGGGTATCATGGTAGTTGAGATGGTGGATGGAGAGCCCCCCTACTTCAGTGAGACCCCTGTTGCAGCCATGAGAAGACTGAGGGATGAGCCAGCTCCCACTGTACGGAACGCaacacaggtcagaggtcaaacaGAATACATACATAGAGGGACTCCCGAATGGCGcagccgtctaaggcactgcatcgcagtgttgctgcgtcactacagcctggggctgtgtcattaccggccgtgaccgggagtcccatagggcggcaaccgggttaggggagggttcggccgggggggctttatttggctcatcgcgctctagcaactccttgtggcgggccgggcgcctgcaggctgactttggtTGTCAATTGAACATTGTtacctccgacacattggtgcagctggcttccgagttacgcgagcgggtgttaagaagtgcggtttggcgggtcatgttttggaggtcCTTCACCTCTTCCGAgctcgttggggagttgcagtcatgagacaagatcgtaatcacgAAATTACGAAAAAggggtgtcgtgtctttgactatgccagattaattgctatgacatgctattctataaaataatttctccgtaattaatattacctgattgaactaatcatgtaaatgttaattaactaaagagggacaccacgaaagaatatttatagagctgttatctttcgaataaactcttaaagatttagtaagattttacatccataacagtcacattaatcgtcattttattcagtctcatctgaaagttgtaaatccttgattatctgcaagaatcctggctaacaagttgaatcagcaatacaaaattgggtttaattatttatttactaaatacctaactaatcacacagaatcacacatatacaattaaatcataacttgattacaaagtgccgtcatacagaaaaa is a genomic window of Salvelinus namaycush isolate Seneca chromosome 15, SaNama_1.0, whole genome shotgun sequence containing:
- the LOC120059973 gene encoding serine/threonine-protein kinase PAK 6-like, producing the protein MFRKKKKKRPEISTPKNFEHRVHTSFDAKRCCFVGLPTQWHSLIENLRRPKPMVDPSRITSVELKPKKTIVRGSMIGHGDYISTMISDMSRLSVTSSNSLRKSSPSARKRAQSLGRLGEVKEGDTYQYEDLGEDELEQQQWRDRAHNIHSESGTSITLQPNGVLPRAKSTYEVSISSLEGPLAPSQPMQVPIKGAYISCGVGSPTETLMVKRDFQVPRVMPQKQRPISFFFSPAMAVQHTDHGGHPPPEYSTNLYIHSHNSPGRPYSSPSSGRNLKEESALRHHQSGFLPSTTSSPFMSGIRPHRTVRSSASYTLGLSPNMGLRPNGPDPFLRHSGCPNAPFPGQDSPSQLRPSPTGSLAYSPPGTCSPAFRPPQHPQRPPPDPPKVTHKQFKAALNMVVDKGDPRSYLENFVKIGEGSTGVVCIAREKHSGRQVAVKMMDLRRQQRRELLFNEVVIMRDYQHRNVVEMFKSALVEEELWVIMEYLQGGALTNIVSETRLSEEQIATVCEAVLQALAYLHSQGVIHRDIKSDSILLTLDGRIKLSDFGFCAQVSKDIPKRKSLVGTPYWMAPEVISKSPYSTEVDVWSLGIMVVEMVDGEPPYFSETPVAAMRRLRDEPAPTVRNATQVSPVLKDFLDRMLIRDPVERASATDLLEHPFLLQSGSPQCLVPLVEQYRKRMSRC